The segment ATTCTCTTTTAAAGCTTTCACCAACTCATTCtcgttcaaaatttttctgtacTTAGTGTCTCTGCTCAGTAATGTTACGTGAATCTTCCGATCTTTCCTTTGATGAAGAGGTATATCAAGTCGATGCAGTACATGATCGCTGAATGCTTTGAACAATCCGGATTTTTCACAGCCGtaaatctaaaaatgttttcttttagTTAATAGTCTTTCTTAGAGCATGTAGTATCTCGTTAGAAGGATATACAATGGCAGTACTAATGGCGTGTTGTAATAAAGCCCGAAAATCATTCGTGGTAAGAGTGGAAAGACCACATTTTTGAAACACACGGTCTCGCCTCGGAATGTTTTTAAATCCCAAAGTGGATTCCTTGTGAATGCTTCGAAGGTATCTTGAAACGCCGAGCGGTAGCTGAAAGCAAAACGCAGCTCGATATGTAACAATTCATAATTCTCATTTTATACTTGTGCCAGTTTCGCTTAATGATTCGTTTTGTGCTTGTTACCTATAACTTTCCCAGATCATTATATGATTGTCTGTATCGAAGGCGGATGGGTGCGAGAGATTGACGTGTAATGATGCGTATAAATTGAAGAAGTCGCAAAAATGATGGTACATATTTActactaaaaaaaaacgactTTAACAAAATGACAGATATGAACTGTAGTTTCCTCGTCGCAgagaatctttttttatgaatatttttaaacttacttGCGTCTATCTTAATGATAAAAGTCGGTTTTTCAATGACGACATCACAATCACCGTGGACAATCGGTCGACGAGGtagttttttgaaatttcGTAATTCTGGTCCCCAGGACTGCAATGGACTGATATGATCCACGTTGTCCTGCAATCTCCTTTCATTCATCCTAATCATAAAAGAGAGAGTTACTTTCCAACAGCTTACTTAGGTAACAAGTACAAAAGGAAACATAAAAGTGATCTGTTTTTTGCTCACTGATTCATTTACTTACGTGCAGTAGCCGCCAATTTGACCTTCTTTTAGCACGTCCATTTTGTATCGTATAGGTTCCTTGCGACTTAGCAGATCTgtgaaatttaacattatatttcgCGCTCTGCAAAACCTCATGTGCTCCGCACATTCCAAGGATGAATCATCCTAAAAAATAAGATGCACGTCGAGATGccgatttaattatctttctgTGTTTCGTTCATGATATCAGAGTTACATTATGATTTAGCGAACTTACCATAAATAATGGTTCGCATAATAGCATCATTTCTTTCCTCATTGCACGAACATATCCGAAATCGCCTTGTGCGTAATATGTCTCCAGTTGAGCCTTTTTCGTAGCGACCCATCCTTTGTGATCACCTGGACAAAGTGGTatggaaaaagaattttccattttgcaatCATTCTCGTAGCCCCAACAAGCTTTGGTATCAAGGCTGTCCTAGAATGTGTTGCGAAATTGATACAATCTTGTTTGTAATTaacgtataataattaaaaaatatagaaaacaatttgaaaaaaactataaaaaattaagaattaaaatttcacacaaaattttcataaaattgaaagaaattcgTAATTTTCGTAAAGTTAAGAATACGGACATTAGGAGGTAAACGCAAAAATCGTTAAAatcttatatgttttaaatgatatacaaATGTTTCATATCACATACAAGTGAAAGGATGTattaagaaatgaaaattaaatccaAACTTTACCTTATATGGACAGGCTGCGTCGTTGCGGCACTTTTCTGCTACCGTGggaaaagaattgaaataatacTTGATGTGTTGTTGCGGTAGATTGATATCCGTGTAATTGCCGTCAATGACAGTGACCGTGAATACGAGCACTAATGACACACGATGAGCAGCGAACAACGTCCTCATGATCATCGTGAAGAACTATTAAAACGGATCGAATATTCTTAAGAGTTCTTCGCACTTTCGTCTTATAACGAGTCCGCGCGATGTAAATGAAAAAACGAATCACCTGTTAAGGTGGGTGTATGACCTCACTATGGTCTGTTATAAAGCACGCGCCCGCGCACTCACGCGCATGGAACTTGGGGAGAAACGGTGAGAGGCGATACGTGAAGATACGTGTGAGATTTGAGTCGGCTTACATCATATAAATTGCAGTAGTTTGCCTTGAGAAGTCCGCGAAGAAATGAAGTTTTAATACTtcttattgtttaaaatgtacaccggCATTCTGCGATTTCGTTTATCGGATCGATAATGATCATCTGAAAGCGGAGCACGCATgagaataatttgttttaagcAATAGACAAGCTGATTGATTTCAATAATGTGTTCTTAATGAAAGTATTGAACTCTATGAAAGTATTGAAGCATTTCCTCTCACAGACAagacacaaattttttttatatttaattatcttccACATGGTTAGTTGTTTAATGTTTTGCAACATGATTATACACTGTCActgttcaaaataatttatttataatcacaaattcactaaaattattttatccaagGAAGTAAAATGATCAAGCTCGAACGAGCCATCAAAGTAATGTGCTCTCGAGCAAACTGCTGAGTCACACAACCTCCACCGTCTGAAGGTTTGAATCTTTGACCATAACGTTTTATGGGTTTTGTGTTATGGAAAAGGGCACCTCTCTCCTTAAAGGTCCATTTAGATCCATCCAAGTCCATCTATGAGATCCTTTTACAAAGAGGATACAAAAGATAGTATTACTTTTAAAGCATTGGTAAAGTAGAAGAAACACAAAATCTGCTACCCACTATCGATATATTATCATCAGTATATAACAGTAGAAAAGGATATCGAGATGAAAATATCtgtagtaaataaaatatctatagtTGATATAAGGAAATATCTACTATAGATaagatatttgtatataaaaatgaatagaaATAAGTAACGCAGAGAAATGTAAGGGTGCGACTGCAGTTACTGTTTTAAGAAACttgtttcatttatatttacaattttgattttaaactagtaaaaaaatatgtaaaaattagatgtatattaaaaaatatttttagagatcttgagattttaataattatgaaaattttattacaaaacacAAAGTATTCTATAGCACACAAAGTGttacatataaattgttttaaaacattaatttgttattaattttatattaatattctgctgcaaaagttttttttattactcgaAGTTTACAAATTTTGCATCACACACATTCATTTAGatgaaaaacatattttatatttaatatctttagaaTTACCATAGTATAAAATGAATAGGCCTTGATAAAGAGAAATCATTCTGCCGTGCGAAAACTCTTGTTAACTAGTGATTATGTCAAATGTTAGCTTCCGTTATGCCTTTACGTAAAGCAAATGTAGGCTCGATAAGCCTACCAGACGTACCTTATGCTAATCCCCTCGAGATACGTCAAAAACGAGGTATACGGGAGACGGTTCGATCCTCCTCTCGAGGTGTGGTCGAGGTAGATCATATCTTCGCAGTTTATACGATTTCGCTTgtcggaaagagaaagaggtaCGATTTGAATCTAAGTCTCCACATTCACCGGCTGAAACACACCGAGTCCCACACTCTGTTAGGCAGTGATCATTACGCAATTTAGAAGACTCGGATATCAGCTGCGACTCTCGTTGGTCGCAGGTGTCTTTCTCGGTTCACGGGAGATCGTTACAATGCAATTAAAGCGCTTGCGGCGAAAGGAGCGTAGATTTAGATCTAGAGAATTTATCAGTTTTTCCCGacatttattattctcttttcaACGTTGACGCCAtggtaaatttaaatttgcaggactattaagtaaataaattttaaacgttcACTTAATCCAGATATACCTTTGACTATTGAAATATCGGAACATGACAGATCCTATGAGGTCTATTTGCACCAATCCGTATGGGATCAAGCGATCTCGATTCTCGTCTCTCACCGCGGGCGAGTGACCAGCTGATTGCCTGTGATCGTTCGCGAAACGGAAGATTGGAACTATCTATGTACGTATCCGAGTAAATCGGCATCGGCCGCCAGTCTCGCAGGCCAATCACAATGATCTACAGATCAATGCTAATCGATGCGAGAGAATCGTAGATATCGAGCACGAGGGACAATAGCGCCGATATCTTCGGCGTCAACCTGCCGTAGCGTGACCCGGAAACAGATCTCGCTCTACaaacattatgtatttatatatgtatgtatatacaacttATTCGCGTATACGAAAGTATCTCGCtgcgtgtgtgtgttgtgCACGTAAAAGCACGTAGTTTACCGGTATATGTAGATTGACCGGTCAGCTGGTAGGGACACACCGGTCTACTCGAGCACGGATTGCCGCAGATAGATCGAAAGAACGATCTACATCGATCACGATCGCATCACCTCGACCCTCAACCCGGTACGGTCGCAACGGTACCTCGCGCTCGCTATTTATGCTGGTGTACCTAACTTTATTTCTTCTTGCGAATCTTTTGTCGTCATGGATCGCCaggattttttttcatcggTCAGAGAAATCACGACGCGGCTACATTATCTTTCTAAGATAtgcgatattaaaaatgtagtaTATTTAAAAGTCAGGcagaaaatatagaatattttagaaatttgaattatacgtataattaaattgccaTAATGATTTTTGGATGTACAGCTCACATCGTTgcattcaataataattactttcttgatcatttttatctttaaagaaTCACACTTTTGcagcatataattatattaatgacaaatgtATCTTTGTAGCTATTGAGGAttggatattttctttttgaaacAGCAGAGTGAGAAAAACCATGaacagtaaataataattaagtgtGTGGCTCATTGTCGCGTTATGCGATATCGGAAAACATAAGATCGCAAATAAAACCGGTTTACATCTCTGAACGGAGCTATTAAGCGAATATAGTTACGACCATTGAAACTACTGACTGCCATCGTTTGAGTCACGATGATCGTTTTGCGATGTATCAgcggatataaaattttctcgatgTCGCGGCCGCGCGCCGGTGACGTATTGCGTGTCGCGCGTCAGATTGATTTCGTGACGCAATCTCGCTCAGCGAACTGATAAACCCCGACGTTTTCCGCAAAAATGCAGGTATAGTGCGCACTGCGACATCGGCGTAACGTTCAACCGTCGCCGCCACTTTGGCGCCATGTGTCACCGGTCGAGAGCCGGTGTCAACCTACGCGAAAATCAACGCTATAACGTTCCCCGGCAGAACCTCGGGGTTCCTCTCCCGTCGGAGAAAATCGCGGGGGCGACGTGTCACACTGCAACCGTGACGCGTCTTGCGAAACGGGAACGCTCCGGGTCACCCACGCGACCGAAAAAAAATTCGCCGACGAATACGGGTCCCCTTTTTATGGATGCACTCGGGGGCACGCCGGAAAGAAGTACAGGTTCTCTCCTCCGACGTTCGGAGGTTTCTCGCGTCGGATCTGTGTACAAAGCGCAGTATATTCTTCCGCGAATCTACCTGCGTCTTTCCTCTCCGCCACCCACGCGCTCATTTCAATGCGTATCCGCAGACGTAAAGTATGGCGATTGTCGTCTTTTCCTGGTAGACAGAACCGCGAGTTATCGGAATACAATGCTCGCGTTGACCCTCGAATGTCTTGACGAGTTGCGCGGAGGTGACTTATTATCGTTGTAGTTGTGTTGCGACGATTATAGCACGCTGTTAATCAAACCGAATGAACGAGATATTCGAATCGCCGCAAATCTTTGATCTGCGGAAAATCAGCAGAAATAGAAAGTGTAGAAAATTGAGGAAAAGTGAATGTACTAAATCAAGCTGCGCGGCTTGAATATAGTCCTCACAACTGACCGCTGGCTCTTCGACGGACGATAGGAAATAATAAGTTATTTCTCGAGGATCGATAAACCATGATCATTGGATGTGCTAACGTTTAGAATTATGCACGCTCGAATTCCGAGCAGGTCTAAACCGACTGCTTAGTGAGTACTGCAGAAATTGCCCCAAGGCGCTCGCACCAAAGAAATGCCGTCTTACACACTGGCTTCCTCGTTAACGACGTCGCGAACTAATCGCTTAATTAATAGATGATAAATGTTTGTAATTCCACTAGCGAGCTCTGCAGATCTCTGCACGCAGCTCGTTACCAGGcccaattaattataaagcgGAGCGATTAAATGCGCAGTTCGACATCGTCGATTTCATCGCCAGCAAAGACAGGAGGATGTTTCTTCGTATCGTTCGTATTCGCCTCCAGGAGAGGTCCTTCTCGAATTTTCTTTGTGACTCGGAGCGCAATTTATTTCTACGTGTCGACGGGGTCGTGGGGTTGCGGTTCCTGACGTCGCGAGTATGCCAGGAACGCGTGAAGCTTAAAATATAGCATGAGGGCGAAAGAGGTTTAAGGTTTCGTTCGCAGGAACCTTTCAAGACTCATTGCTTTCGAAAGTACGCATCGGCGCCGAATAATTCCCACTCCGAAATTCTCTGTATCGAACCGCGATTgcgaatgaaaaatttgtttgtgaGCGATATCACATTAGTCTcactttgttttattatattattttaaaattatttttaacaataattatttaacaataataatattattttaacaatgaaAAAAACTGTGAGTTTAAACTCGAAAATTCAATGAAATGATGtcgattttcttttctttatttcttccaATGGAAAGAACGACAGGTGCTCGCTATGATGCAATGTTGACGTAGATTGCACAAGTTGCatataaagaaagaatataaGAATCGTTAAGCGAGCAAACGTTCCATAAAAATCAagttgcaatattattttaacttattaacTTCTTATTTGATCGATACACTGATAACTTATAAATTACTCGCGTTTTATATTCAGTCGCCTTACAAGAGATAGCTTTACTCGAGCTTGTGACAGACTCTTTTATCATGTGTTAAATTCAAGATGGAATTTCGCCGGGAATGCCGTTGACCGCCGAACGAGATGTCCTCGATGACAAAGCAATCGCCCATTAAATCCTGAATCGTATACGCCGTTTcgaagtaaaaaaaactgtcACCTCGGATATTGTTTCTCGCACGGTCGCGATCGTAAACGGGAGCtagtaattgaaatattaatgagaTGCTGACCACAGAGCACGGTAGCCGCGCGACACATACCTGCGTATATGGGCGCTATAAACGGGAAAAGGCTTGGTCACATTAACGTCGTGCCGGGTGACAATGTGAGCTGGGTCGCTATCAACGACGTAGCTTCTCCGCTAACGAATTATCGTCACTTCCTCGGTCGATTACGCCGGGACTATAAATCAAAACTTTGTCATATCTCGCATCTTAAGAGCGCCTCCATCACGACAAACATAACCGGCGCATTAACTAGCCCCTCGATAAGCAGATCCTATTCCGAAATCC is part of the Linepithema humile isolate Giens D197 chromosome 3, Lhum_UNIL_v1.0, whole genome shotgun sequence genome and harbors:
- the Eogt gene encoding EGF domain-specific O-linked N-acetylglucosamine transferase isoform X1, giving the protein MIMRTLFAAHRVSLVLVFTVTVIDGNYTDINLPQQHIKYYFNSFPTVAEKCRNDAACPYKDSLDTKACWGYENDCKMENSFSIPLCPGDHKGWVATKKAQLETYYAQGDFGYVRAMRKEMMLLCEPLFMDDSSLECAEHMRFCRARNIMLNFTDLLSRKEPIRYKMDVLKEGQIGGYCTMNERRLQDNVDHISPLQSWGPELRNFKKLPRRPIVHGDCDVVIEKPTFIIKIDAIVNMYHHFCDFFNLYASLHVNLSHPSAFDTDNHIMIWESYSYRSAFQDTFEAFTRNPLWDLKTFRGETVCFKNVVFPLLPRMIFGLYYNTPLIYGCEKSGLFKAFSDHVLHRLDIPLHQRKDRKIHVTLLSRDTKYRKILNENELVKALKENPEYKVRKVVYNKNVPFKKQLEITRNSDIFIGIHGAGLTHLMFLPDWAAVFEIHNCEDPNCYKDLARLRGVKYYTWEDTSKLTQQDPGTHPDGGAHAKFTNYSFDVKEFLRIVALARNHVKHHNAFKKFINNFRSEVQNDTSTTNEKSVQSSNTKESIRLQEKSNILSKDEL
- the Eogt gene encoding EGF domain-specific O-linked N-acetylglucosamine transferase isoform X3 gives rise to the protein MENSFSIPLCPGDHKGWVATKKAQLETYYAQGDFGYVRAMRKEMMLLCEPLFMDDSSLECAEHMRFCRARNIMLNFTDLLSRKEPIRYKMDVLKEGQIGGYCTMNERRLQDNVDHISPLQSWGPELRNFKKLPRRPIVHGDCDVVIEKPTFIIKIDAIVNMYHHFCDFFNLYASLHVNLSHPSAFDTDNHIMIWESYSYRSAFQDTFEAFTRNPLWDLKTFRGETVCFKNVVFPLLPRMIFGLYYNTPLIYGCEKSGLFKAFSDHVLHRLDIPLHQRKDRKIHVTLLSRDTKYRKILNENELVKALKENPEYKVRKVVYNKNVPFKKQLEITRNSDIFIGIHGAGLTHLMFLPDWAAVFEIHNCEDPNCYKDLARLRGVKYYTWEDTSKLTQQDPGTHPDGGAHAKFTNYSFDVKEFLRIVALARNHVKHHNAFKKFINNFRSEVQNDTSTTNEKSVQSSNTKESIRLQEKSNILSKDEL
- the Eogt gene encoding EGF domain-specific O-linked N-acetylglucosamine transferase isoform X2: MIMRTLFAAHRVSLVLVFTVTVIDGNYTDINLPQQHIKYYFNSFPTVAEKCRNDAACPYKDSLDTKACWGYENDCKMENSFSIPLCPGDHKGWVATKKAQLETYYAQGDFGYVRAMRKEMMLLCEPLFMDDSSLECAEHMRFCRARNIMLNFTDLLSRKEPIRYKMDVLKEGQIGGYCTMNERRLQDNVDHISPLQSWGPELRNFKKLPRRPIVHGDCDVVIEKPTFIIKIDAINMYHHFCDFFNLYASLHVNLSHPSAFDTDNHIMIWESYSYRSAFQDTFEAFTRNPLWDLKTFRGETVCFKNVVFPLLPRMIFGLYYNTPLIYGCEKSGLFKAFSDHVLHRLDIPLHQRKDRKIHVTLLSRDTKYRKILNENELVKALKENPEYKVRKVVYNKNVPFKKQLEITRNSDIFIGIHGAGLTHLMFLPDWAAVFEIHNCEDPNCYKDLARLRGVKYYTWEDTSKLTQQDPGTHPDGGAHAKFTNYSFDVKEFLRIVALARNHVKHHNAFKKFINNFRSEVQNDTSTTNEKSVQSSNTKESIRLQEKSNILSKDEL